A region from the Devosia lucknowensis genome encodes:
- a CDS encoding DUF4357 domain-containing protein — protein MTYQSSNGAMALAKPLSSSHDCTAKFDIGLARHPLLTATDQVSLLREIDISGSASVGTLMAVLGQGHADPVGAILAMLEADLVSVDLPTGILDEHARIARIQPLAADDDTSPDDDPEPHAPQPIPSPSDPQDPEDGAAAELPVRIQRLEAADLVPDVLVGAASARRGFASLEELQRPGVYILLSHQNAYVGMGVNVGRRVASGSQPISDVDSIITITEKGGGLSEDDAQVLERIIHTRVSAAREVRLVNSTPNGASVTPQRYAALNAMAALACESIARNGYLFLDLSPRMVLAGPRAETGQLAPPRPFNAAPDQEVMEVSFGENLSALSARHSETEWLLLRGSDIRLEPVASANASASYHRAALLHSGIIELAPDGRSYVLARDILFGSPSAALHFVLGSKGQGRGGWKPIDPDGGYDPNTERLIAA, from the coding sequence ATGACCTATCAGTCTTCTAACGGCGCCATGGCGCTTGCAAAACCCCTTTCTTCTTCCCACGACTGCACTGCCAAATTCGACATCGGCCTTGCGCGCCACCCCCTGCTCACCGCCACCGACCAAGTGTCGCTGCTGCGCGAGATCGACATCTCCGGCTCGGCCAGCGTCGGCACCCTGATGGCGGTGCTGGGACAAGGGCACGCCGATCCGGTCGGGGCCATCCTTGCCATGTTGGAGGCCGATCTTGTTTCGGTCGATCTGCCTACTGGTATTCTTGACGAACATGCGCGCATTGCCCGCATCCAGCCGCTCGCGGCCGATGACGACACCTCACCGGACGATGACCCTGAACCCCACGCGCCACAGCCTATTCCGTCGCCGTCCGATCCGCAGGACCCTGAAGACGGCGCGGCAGCCGAACTTCCCGTCCGAATCCAACGCCTGGAAGCGGCAGATCTCGTGCCCGATGTGCTTGTCGGCGCCGCCTCGGCCCGGCGCGGCTTTGCGTCTTTGGAGGAGCTGCAGCGTCCCGGCGTCTATATTCTCTTGTCGCATCAGAACGCCTATGTCGGCATGGGCGTCAACGTCGGGCGGCGGGTTGCCAGCGGCAGCCAACCGATCAGCGATGTCGACAGCATAATCACCATCACCGAAAAAGGTGGTGGGCTGAGCGAAGATGATGCCCAGGTGCTCGAACGCATCATCCACACTCGCGTTTCGGCGGCCAGGGAAGTGCGTCTCGTTAACAGCACACCGAATGGAGCATCGGTCACACCCCAGCGCTATGCGGCGCTCAATGCCATGGCCGCACTGGCCTGCGAAAGCATTGCCCGCAACGGTTACCTGTTTCTCGATCTCAGCCCACGCATGGTGCTGGCCGGTCCTCGCGCCGAAACCGGACAACTGGCGCCGCCGCGCCCGTTCAATGCTGCGCCAGATCAAGAGGTGATGGAGGTCAGCTTTGGGGAGAACCTCAGCGCGCTTTCGGCGCGCCACTCCGAAACCGAATGGCTGTTGCTGCGCGGCTCCGACATCAGGTTGGAGCCGGTGGCCAGTGCCAATGCCTCGGCCAGCTATCACCGTGCTGCCTTGCTTCACTCCGGCATCATCGAGCTGGCTCCCGACGGGCGCAGCTATGTCCTCGCCCGCGACATCCTCTTCGGTTCGCCCAGCGCCGCCCTGCATTTCGTGCTGGGCTCCAAAGGGCAGGGCCGGGGTGGATGGAAACCGATCGATCCCGATGGGGGCTACGATCCAAACACCGAGCGTCTCATAGCGGCGTAG
- a CDS encoding site-specific integrase, translated as MSRTRISKERQDWKIDQEAMRFLKRAEELRKPGENMVEALIREAGSPAPIIGSSLRNYRHSYKRALKIVGSSNIDADFALLNEQLETRRALRREIGKRTSAKKHKDVTQKEAKATFIFLKASALKHESRTAMAAALFTCVMPHVALRPIELLTADVFGDEIRVMNAKAKPGQLRYRRISLKRFAPTFIEAVRWLCILTQSAVPDDPDLDAQKMIDAWYSRLAECLAYASEKAGGRRLAPYSFRHCGIATWKNSGFSQAEIAALAGHLNLDTANKHYAGASKGWRMGAAVALPVSSEPVVATADADAHQHHQQGSQQEHRVISETDENVLSAKPTMPLKQMDRVFEVEAMPRPIPANNLQKGKRAVQQSFEAKANAISEVVQRIARSGTTLPGHHYVDGAVASELDLGD; from the coding sequence ATGAGCCGGACGAGAATATCGAAAGAGCGTCAGGACTGGAAGATCGATCAGGAAGCGATGCGCTTCTTGAAACGCGCTGAGGAACTTCGCAAACCCGGCGAAAACATGGTCGAAGCGCTGATAAGAGAAGCAGGCAGCCCGGCACCTATAATTGGCAGCTCACTTCGAAATTACCGTCACAGCTACAAGAGAGCTCTCAAGATAGTGGGGTCTTCAAACATCGATGCAGATTTCGCTCTTTTAAATGAGCAGCTTGAGACGCGGCGTGCCTTGCGGCGCGAGATAGGGAAGCGAACTTCAGCAAAAAAACATAAAGACGTCACGCAGAAGGAAGCGAAAGCGACTTTCATCTTTCTGAAGGCGTCGGCGCTAAAACATGAAAGCAGGACAGCTATGGCGGCGGCCCTATTCACCTGTGTTATGCCGCATGTCGCCTTGAGACCCATTGAGTTGCTTACCGCGGACGTGTTCGGCGACGAAATCCGTGTAATGAACGCGAAAGCAAAGCCTGGGCAGCTCCGGTATCGCCGCATCAGTTTGAAGAGGTTTGCTCCGACCTTCATCGAAGCGGTTCGATGGCTTTGCATTCTTACACAGTCAGCCGTTCCCGATGATCCAGATCTCGACGCGCAGAAGATGATAGACGCCTGGTACTCTCGTTTAGCCGAGTGCCTTGCCTATGCCAGCGAAAAGGCAGGTGGTCGGCGTCTGGCGCCATATAGTTTTCGTCATTGTGGAATCGCGACCTGGAAAAACTCTGGATTCTCTCAGGCGGAAATCGCTGCCCTAGCGGGTCACCTCAATCTGGATACGGCGAACAAGCATTACGCGGGCGCAAGCAAAGGTTGGCGGATGGGAGCTGCAGTTGCGCTGCCGGTGTCGTCGGAACCTGTTGTTGCGACTGCTGATGCGGATGCACATCAGCACCACCAACAGGGAAGCCAGCAAGAGCACCGCGTCATTAGTGAGACCGATGAGAATGTTTTGAGCGCTAAGCCTACCATGCCGCTGAAACAAATGGACAGAGTGTTCGAAGTTGAGGCCATGCCTAGGCCAATCCCCGCAAATAACTTGCAGAAGGGGAAACGAGCCGTCCAGCAAAGTTTTGAAGCGAAGGCTAATGCTATAAGCGAAGTCGTGCAACGGATCGCGCGATCCGGTACGACATTACCCGGGCACCATTACGTGGATGGTGCAGTGGCATCGGAACTTGATCTGGGTGATTAA
- a CDS encoding IS3 family transposase (programmed frameshift) has protein sequence MKRSRFNKEQIIAILKEQESGLGTADLCGKHGISSATFYKWKAKYGGLEVSDARRLKMLEDENTRLKKLLAEAMLDNAILKDVAAKKMVTPDAKRDAVAHACLVHGVSQRRACEALDVDRSSVRYRSLRPDDRELRVAMKTVAAQRRRFGYRRIHVMLQRQGIEMNIKKLRRLYAEEKLQVRKRGGRKRALGTRQPIIVPDQPNQRWSLDFVSDAFTDGRRFRVLTLVDDHTRECLALVVDTSLSGRRVVRELDAIIAQRGRPSTVVSDNGTEFTSMAILRWSQDRQIDWHYIAPGKPMQNGFIESFNGSFRDECLNETLFTSLAEARMRIGAWKDDYNDHRPHSSLGNLTPSEFASNLALEKQAA, from the exons ATGAAGCGCAGCAGGTTCAACAAAGAACAGATCATTGCGATATTGAAGGAGCAGGAGTCCGGGCTGGGGACGGCGGACCTGTGTGGCAAGCACGGGATCAGCAGTGCCACCTTCTATAAGTGGAAGGCCAAGTATGGCGGTCTGGAAGTGTCGGACGCCCGTCGGTTGAAGATGCTGGAGGACGAGAATACCCGGCTCAAGAAGCTCCTGGCCGAGGCGATGCTGGATAATGCCATCCTTAAGGATGTCGCAGCAAAAAA AATGGTGACGCCCGACGCAAAGCGGGATGCGGTGGCTCATGCCTGCCTGGTGCACGGAGTGAGCCAGCGGCGGGCGTGTGAAGCTCTGGACGTGGATCGATCAAGCGTGCGGTATCGCAGTCTGCGGCCGGACGACCGCGAGCTGCGAGTGGCGATGAAAACCGTTGCCGCCCAACGGCGCCGGTTCGGATACCGCCGTATCCATGTGATGCTGCAGCGACAGGGCATCGAGATGAACATCAAGAAGCTCAGGCGCCTCTATGCCGAGGAGAAGCTGCAGGTGCGCAAACGAGGCGGCCGTAAACGTGCCTTGGGAACACGACAGCCAATCATCGTGCCGGATCAGCCTAACCAGCGCTGGAGCCTGGACTTTGTCAGCGATGCTTTCACCGATGGCCGGCGGTTCAGGGTGCTGACCCTTGTCGACGACCACACCAGGGAATGCCTCGCCCTGGTCGTAGACACCTCGCTCTCCGGGCGGCGAGTGGTGCGCGAGCTTGATGCTATCATTGCCCAAAGAGGCAGGCCGTCGACGGTGGTCAGTGACAATGGCACCGAGTTCACCAGCATGGCGATCCTGCGCTGGTCCCAGGACCGGCAGATTGACTGGCACTATATCGCTCCGGGCAAGCCCATGCAGAACGGCTTCATCGAGAGCTTCAATGGCAGCTTCCGCGATGAATGCCTCAACGAGACGCTGTTCACATCACTGGCCGAAGCCAGGATGCGTATCGGCGCATGGAAGGATGATTACAACGACCATCGACCGCATTCCTCGCTGGGCAATCTCACGCCCAGCGAATTCGCCAGCAATCTGGCACTGGAAAAACAGGCCGCTTAG
- a CDS encoding Na/Pi cotransporter family protein → MAGALHLASLLLMATLADQGKLPVVLAVSLVLGANLGDGLFALGITLIGVVHALRIAIGSCLFRGLGAVIGLIIVKLHYPPLTVLTRDPAYFVINMHLAFNLALVVPCLPLTSLAARLLTAWIRPRAMPDPLSSAPTSCLDQSVVDRPVLALGSGKRELLRIAETVERVVDKTQRTSSSISRRSGIRTCWTRISAGHSTSPLSPSISSIPGPRS, encoded by the coding sequence ATGGCTGGTGCATTGCACCTGGCATCGCTGCTGCTGATGGCGACCTTAGCGGATCAGGGCAAGCTGCCGGTCGTACTGGCGGTGTCGTTGGTGCTTGGCGCTAATCTAGGCGATGGGCTCTTCGCCCTGGGCATCACCCTCATTGGTGTGGTCCATGCTCTTCGCATTGCCATCGGCAGCTGCCTTTTCCGTGGGTTGGGAGCGGTCATCGGACTCATCATCGTCAAATTGCACTATCCGCCCTTGACGGTACTGACGCGCGATCCGGCCTATTTTGTCATCAACATGCATTTGGCGTTCAATCTCGCGCTGGTGGTTCCTTGCCTGCCGCTGACCTCCTTGGCGGCCCGCCTGCTGACGGCATGGATTCGCCCGAGGGCCATGCCTGATCCGCTTTCATCGGCGCCTACCTCATGCCTTGATCAAAGCGTGGTCGACCGACCCGTTCTCGCGCTGGGCAGCGGCAAGCGCGAGCTCCTGCGTATAGCCGAGACTGTCGAGCGCGTGGTCGACAAGACGCAGCGGACATCAAGCTCTATCTCACGCAGGTCCGGCATCCGGACATGCTGGACGAGGATAAGCGCCGGTCACAGTACCTCGCCACTTTCGCCGTCAATCTCAAGTATACCGGGACCCCGGTCTTGA
- a CDS encoding Na/Pi cotransporter family protein, with translation MDASNPCMVLLHLAGAVTLLLWVAHGAHWDRRSGAMFLKSSTAVALLASGSAASGTISLGTGYAMMLGTDVGSAMVMRILLHLMQWLSPLVPVDGGLLFFRLPSRTGRQGSRTVFSIALVLLSLQMIGDATAPLRDTPLLPEIVG, from the coding sequence ATGGACGCTTCCAACCCCTGTATGGTGCTGCTGCATCTAGCCGGCGCCGTTACCCTGCTGCTCTGGGTGGCGCATGGTGCGCACTGGGATCGACGCAGCGGGGCGATGTTTCTCAAGAGCTCGACGGCCGTGGCGCTGCTGGCATCCGGCTCTGCCGCCAGCGGCACGATCAGCCTTGGCACTGGCTATGCCATGATGCTGGGAACCGATGTCGGATCGGCCATGGTTATGCGCATTCTTCTCCATCTTATGCAATGGCTCAGCCCATTAGTGCCGGTCGACGGCGGGTTGCTGTTCTTCCGTCTCCCAAGCCGCACTGGACGTCAAGGCAGCCGCACCGTCTTCAGCATCGCACTCGTGCTCTTGTCGCTGCAGATGATCGGGGATGCGACCGCGCCCCTGCGCGACACGCCGTTGCTGCCCGAGATCGTGGGCTAA
- a CDS encoding SDR family NAD(P)-dependent oxidoreductase gives MARMLLAEGARVALVDRDALRLDQLCGELGRNAFAVVTNLKDPWSAEALVRAILAHAEEIDIIHANADSHAWRPDR, from the coding sequence ATGGCGCGCATGCTGCTGGCGGAAGGAGCGCGGGTTGCGCTGGTCGATCGCGACGCGTTGAGGCTCGACCAACTCTGCGGCGAGCTCGGCCGCAATGCCTTTGCCGTGGTCACCAATCTCAAAGACCCCTGGAGTGCTGAGGCTTTGGTTCGTGCCATTCTTGCCCATGCTGAAGAGATCGATATCATCCATGCCAACGCCGACTCTCATGCGTGGCGGCCCGATCGCTGA
- a CDS encoding DNA-3-methyladenine glycosylase I, producing MALFEGPDGFGRCLWCGGAPEFVPYHDHEWGFPVSDDTRLFEKLSLEAFQSGLSWRTILNKREAFRAAFAGFDIEKVAAFTQKDVERLLADAGIVRHRGKIEAVINNARRARELIAEAGSIAAFVWRYEAESPAAPQSQTTSPQSIALSKALKKRGWAFVGPTTVFAFMQAMGLVNDHATGCVSRDKATALRASFVVPGTARP from the coding sequence ATGGCGCTGTTTGAAGGACCCGATGGCTTTGGGCGCTGCTTGTGGTGCGGCGGCGCGCCGGAATTCGTGCCCTATCATGATCACGAATGGGGCTTTCCGGTCAGCGACGACACGCGTCTGTTTGAAAAGCTCAGCCTCGAAGCCTTTCAGTCGGGCCTCAGCTGGCGCACCATCCTCAACAAGCGCGAAGCGTTTCGCGCGGCGTTCGCGGGCTTCGACATCGAAAAGGTCGCGGCGTTCACGCAAAAGGACGTCGAGCGCCTGCTCGCCGATGCCGGCATCGTCAGGCATCGCGGCAAGATCGAAGCGGTGATCAACAATGCCCGGCGCGCCCGGGAGCTCATCGCCGAGGCCGGGTCGATCGCCGCCTTCGTCTGGCGCTATGAAGCCGAAAGCCCTGCCGCGCCGCAGAGCCAGACCACCTCGCCTCAATCCATCGCCTTGTCCAAGGCGCTCAAGAAGCGCGGCTGGGCGTTTGTCGGCCCGACGACGGTCTTCGCCTTCATGCAGGCGATGGGGCTGGTCAACGATCATGCCACCGGCTGTGTCAGCCGCGACAAGGCCACCGCGCTGCGGGCCAGTTTCGTGGTGCCAGGCACTGCACGGCCTTAA
- the kaiC gene encoding circadian clock protein KaiC: MEQPTGISKSLTGISGFDDLTMGGLPTGRPTLVCGSAGCGKTLFATTFLVHGARDFDEPGVFVSFEERPEDIAANVASLGFDVDALVAADRLGFEHIAIDPSELAEIGDYDLEGLFLRLELAIDAIGAKRVVLDTIESLFSAFSNPAILRAEIRRLFDWLKDKGMTTVITAERGDGTLTRQGLEEYVSDCVILLDHRVHNQISTRRMRIVKYRGTAHGTNEYPFLIDQDGFSVLPVSSLGLNHQVFEERISSGVPDLDEMLSGGGFHRGSSILISGVAGSGKSSLSASFVGAAASRGERSIYFSFEESQEQVVRNMRSIGLDLQPMIESGLVHYVAARPTSYSLEMHLAIMLREVVRFDPKLVVLDPISAFIDTGDALEVQSMLLRMVDFLKNRGITAVFTHLMHNQDGNVATDAGLSSLMDAWVLMLNREVNGEFNRELYLLKARGTSHSNQVREFVMSDGGIRLLPPYLGENGALTGSARKSEEARARRAEVARLDEIERIRVEVETRRRKAQAQIESLQAEIDADERELRAALSREAAYIEQAKDDLTEMEASRRV, encoded by the coding sequence ATGGAACAGCCGACCGGCATCTCGAAATCTCTCACCGGCATATCCGGGTTTGACGATCTGACCATGGGCGGCCTGCCTACCGGCCGTCCGACGCTGGTCTGTGGCTCGGCCGGGTGCGGCAAGACACTGTTCGCCACCACCTTCCTCGTGCATGGTGCGCGTGATTTCGACGAGCCCGGCGTGTTCGTCAGCTTCGAGGAACGTCCCGAGGATATCGCGGCCAATGTCGCGTCCCTTGGCTTCGACGTCGATGCGCTGGTCGCGGCCGACAGGCTCGGCTTTGAGCACATCGCCATCGACCCCAGCGAATTGGCCGAGATCGGCGATTATGATCTGGAAGGTCTGTTCCTCAGGCTGGAACTGGCGATCGATGCGATCGGCGCCAAGCGCGTCGTGCTCGATACGATCGAGAGCCTGTTTTCCGCCTTCTCCAATCCGGCCATCCTGCGCGCCGAGATCCGGCGCCTGTTCGACTGGCTGAAGGACAAGGGGATGACCACCGTCATCACCGCCGAGCGTGGCGACGGCACGCTGACGCGTCAGGGGCTCGAGGAATATGTGTCCGATTGCGTCATCCTGCTCGATCACCGGGTGCACAACCAGATTTCGACGCGCCGCATGCGCATCGTCAAGTATCGCGGCACCGCCCATGGCACCAACGAATACCCGTTTCTGATCGACCAGGACGGTTTCTCGGTGTTGCCGGTGTCCTCACTGGGTCTCAATCACCAGGTGTTCGAAGAGCGCATTTCGTCGGGCGTTCCCGATCTCGACGAGATGCTGAGCGGCGGCGGCTTTCATCGCGGCTCCTCGATCCTGATTTCGGGCGTCGCCGGTTCGGGCAAGTCGTCGCTTTCGGCCAGCTTCGTAGGCGCCGCGGCCAGCCGGGGCGAGCGGTCGATCTATTTCTCGTTCGAGGAGTCGCAGGAGCAGGTGGTGCGCAATATGCGCTCGATCGGGCTCGATCTCCAACCGATGATCGAGAGTGGCCTTGTGCACTACGTTGCCGCGCGACCGACGTCCTACAGCCTCGAAATGCACCTCGCCATCATGCTGCGCGAAGTGGTGCGGTTCGATCCCAAGCTCGTCGTGCTCGATCCCATCTCCGCCTTTATCGATACGGGTGATGCGCTCGAGGTCCAGTCCATGCTGCTGCGCATGGTGGATTTCCTCAAGAACCGCGGCATAACGGCGGTCTTCACCCATCTCATGCACAATCAGGATGGAAACGTCGCAACCGATGCCGGGCTATCGTCGTTGATGGATGCTTGGGTGCTCATGCTCAATCGCGAGGTCAATGGCGAGTTCAATCGCGAACTCTACCTGCTCAAGGCCCGCGGAACGTCGCACTCCAATCAGGTGCGCGAATTCGTCATGAGCGACGGGGGGATCAGGCTTTTGCCGCCATATCTGGGCGAGAACGGTGCACTGACAGGGTCGGCGCGCAAGAGCGAGGAGGCCCGTGCCCGCCGCGCCGAAGTCGCACGTCTCGACGAAATCGAACGTATCCGCGTGGAGGTCGAAACGCGCCGCCGCAAGGCTCAGGCGCAGATCGAAAGCCTGCAGGCGGAAATCGACGCCGACGAGCGCGAGTTGCGCGCCGCTCTCTCCCGCGAAGCCGCCTACATTGAGCAGGCAAAAGACGACCTTACCGAAATGGAAGCGAGCCGGCGCGTCTGA
- a CDS encoding circadian clock KaiB family protein → MTETTVPRKLTLYVAGQTPKSVSAIANLRKITEEHLPGQYEIDVVDLRENPKLAKEHSIVAIPTLVRELPIPLRKIIGDLSDVEKVLVALKVQE, encoded by the coding sequence ATGACCGAGACCACAGTCCCCCGCAAACTGACCCTTTATGTCGCCGGCCAGACGCCCAAGTCCGTCTCCGCCATCGCCAACCTGCGCAAGATCACCGAAGAGCACCTCCCGGGGCAATACGAGATCGATGTCGTCGACCTGCGCGAAAACCCCAAGCTGGCAAAAGAGCATTCCATCGTCGCCATCCCGACGCTGGTGCGTGAGCTGCCCATACCGCTGCGCAAGATCATCGGCGACTTGTCCGATGTCGAAAAGGTGCTGGTGGCGCTCAAGGTGCAGGAATGA